From a single Brassica napus cultivar Da-Ae chromosome C9, Da-Ae, whole genome shotgun sequence genomic region:
- the LOC106403654 gene encoding uncharacterized protein LOC106403654, with the protein MSQSSLLIRSGVSSNRYRKAPQLEDDIIRIPECDLNDVKERFRLTLIGRVFHIRGRSSDALINLLPRPRIWNVEGRVRGLNFGNGRFQFDFDKEEDLQMVLNKRPCHFNQWSFALERVPVHFWNEKTFTEIANALGQKLSVDEKKSRIQVSIDADKPLQFEQRIGFPSGDIGKVTLTYDEERELKRKLRLENLENNEQSRFPIQGSQGFTSRNPLKRARSPTNGRHPSPSATSRYSELNREEKRRRSASSSYQPREARVTDTHARDRKSSSRQENHYTQHGREVWSRLENPSRRKELQGSQRGRTPNHSERNTSRKETSRPSHKPSAEWQPRRFSGEHRKRTSNHLAPRQTEDERMERSRATFDSQKTITDNRVSLESGEIFETHRSEVDVAMAEEERTRRLKGKAIATGPPSPKHKTPRPLPADAPQVKRYDQPLLEQDDAILDLEEGLDQVLDAPLTELESAEVDNLVLEMEHLEMAEKMMAENNIDENMIDLDNDDLLGDSPDLADAEKIEAISQLSPANVVTKKASSTSKQLELAKTAAYIQDVAQASGSDAYVPKVLLKKKDPRSPDIKGASASKKLQALGGRASPKKKTTLGKRPSSTSSKVPRIEVFPSASHKKICVPFRFGGVPETIQ; encoded by the exons ATGAGTCAATCATCACTTTTGATCCGCAGCGGAGTCTCCTCCAATAGATATCGTAAGGCCCCTCAATTGGAAGATGATATCATACGCATACCGGAGTGTGATCTCAATGACGTCAAGGAGCGTTTCCGCCTCACGCTCATTGGACGTGTTTTCCACATCCGTGGAAGAAGCAGCGATGCCCTGATCAACCTTCTCCCTCGCCCCCGAATCTGGAATGTAGAGGGAAGAGTCCGTGGACTGAACTTCGGGAATGGCCGCTTCCAATTcgattttgacaaagaagaggACTTGCAGATGGTCCTAAATAAGCGCCCCTGTCATTTCAACCAGTGGAGTTTCGCGCTGGAAC GAGTCCCAGTTCATTTCTGGAATGAAAAAACTTTCACGGAGATTGCTAACGCACTTGGACAAAAGCTCTCAGTCGATGAAAAAAAATCGCGAATCCAAGTCTCCATCGACGCGGACAAACCCCTACAATTTGAACAAAGAATAGGATTCCCAAGTGGAGACATCGGGAAAGTAACGCTAACGTATGATG AGGAAAGGGAGCTCAAGAGGAAGCTGCGACTGGAAAATCTGGAGAACAATGAGCAGTCAAGATTCCCTATTCAAGGTTCTCAAGGTTTTACCTCTCGGAATCCGCTAAAGCGAGCCCGCTCCCCTACTAATGGGAGACATCCTAGTCCCTCGGCAACCTCAAGATATAGCGAGCTCAACCGTGAGGAGAAAAGAAGGAGAAGTGCGTCCTCGTCCTATCAACCTCGTGAAGCTCGAGTCACCGATACTCATGCTAGAGATCGTAAAAGTTCGAGCAGACAGGAGAACCACTACACTCAGCATGGAAGGGAAGTATGGAGCCGTCTGGAAAACCCATCTAGGAGGAAGGAACTGCAAGGATCACAAAGAGGACGCACCCCAAATCACTCTGAACGGAACACCTCTCGCAAGGAGACGTCCCGCCCAAGCCACAAACCTTCCGCTGAATGGCAACCACGACGTTTTTCTGGAGAACACAGAAAAAGAACAAGCAATCACCTAGCACCTCGCCAGACGGAGGACGAACGTATGGAAAGATCTAGAGCTACTTTTGACTCTCAAAAGACTATCACGGACAACCGTGTATCCCTGGAATCAGGAGAAATATTTGAAACCCATCGATCGGAAGTTGATGTTGCAATGGCAGAGGAGGAAAGGACCCGACGCCTCAAAGGCAAAGCCATTGCCACCGGACCACCTTCGCCAAAGCACAAGACTCCCCGGCCCCTG CCAGCCGACGCACCTCAAGTCAAAAGGTATGATCAACCTTTATTGGAACAAGATGATGCTATTCTTGATTTAGAAGAAGGTCTAGATCAAGTCCTAGATGCTCCTCTAACTGAGCTTGAATCTGCTGAGGTTGATAACCTAGTTCTGGAAATGGAACATCTTGAAATGGCTGAGAAAATGATGGCTGAAAATAATATAGATGAGAATATGATTGACTTGGATAATGATGATCTTCTTGGAGATTCTCCTGACCTTGCTGATGCAGAAAAAATTGAGGCCATTTCTCAGCTCTCTCCAGCAAATGTTGTGACAAAGAAAGCATCATCTACAAGCAAGCAATTAGAACTTGCAAAGACAGCCGCTTATATTCAAGATGTCGCGCAGGCATCAGGGTCGGATGCCTACGTCCCAAAAGTCCTACTGAAGAAGAAGGACCCCCGGTCTCCTGATATAAAAGGAGCGAGTGCATCCAAGAAACTCCAGGCTCTCGGTGGCCGCGCTTCCCCAAAGAAGAAGACTACACTGGGTAAACGCCCATCATCTACTTCGTCTAAGGTCCCTCGTATTGAGGTGTTTCCTTCTGCttcacacaaaaaaatatgtgtCCCTTTCAGGTTTGGTGGTGTCCCAGAAACCATCCAGTAA
- the LOC106404682 gene encoding transcription factor bHLH146-like, translating into MKQTNAYMERQIMNKRKRVFSVQEKKNPKAVFAKRYASQLVPALKKINMNKPSSQINSKSFEQTVKHEVDMALALSAQEFAWSRFLQHKLLSSPHEDPSYSSKILETSSCKQDGKEGSEIKKKLKELQKLVPGGEEMNMEEILSEVGSYIVCLELQMIVLKSLVQDNIS; encoded by the coding sequence ATGAAGCAAACAAATGCTTATATGGAGAGGCAAATTATGAACAAGAGAAAACGAGTTTTTTCTGTCCAAGAAAAGAAGAACCCGAAGGCAGTCTTTGCGAAAAGATACGCGAGTCAATTGGTTCCAGCTCTCAAGAAGATCAACATGAACAAACCCTCTTCGCAAATCAACAGCAAAAGTTTCGAGCAAACCGTGAAACATGAAGTAGACATGGCTTTGGCTTTGTCTGCTCAAGAATTCGCGTGGAGCCGTTTCTTGCAACACAAGCTATTATCTTCCCCTCATGAAGATCCTAGTTACTCTTCCAAGATTCTAGAAACATCTAGCTGTAAACAAGACGGCAAAGAAGGATCAGAGATAAAGAAGAAACTGAAGGAATTGCAAAAGCTTGTCCCAGGAGGAGAAGAGATGAATATGGAGGAGATATTGAGTGAGGTCGGAAGCTACATTGTATGTCTTGAGTTGCAGATGATTGTTCTAAAATCACTTGTTCAAGATAACATTTCttga
- the LOC106405387 gene encoding ATPase 1, plasma membrane-type: MSGLEDIKNETVDLEKIPIEEVFQQLKCTREGLTTQEGEDRIQIFGPNKLEEKKESKILKFLGFMWNPLSWVMEAAAIMAIALANGDGRPPDWQDFVGIICLLVINSTISFIEENNAGNAAAALMAGLAPKTKVLRDGKWSEQEAAILVPGDIVSIKLGDIIPADARLLEGDPLKVDQSALTGESLPVTKHPGQEVFSGSTCKQGEIEAVVIATGVHTFFGKAAHLVDSTNQVGHFQKVLTSIGNFCICSIAIGIVIEIIVMYPIQRRKYRDGIDNLLVLLIGGIPIAMPTVLSVTMAIGSHRLSQQGAITKRMTAIEEMAGMDVLCSDKTGTLTLNKLSVDKNLVEVFCKGVEKDQVLLFAAMASRIENQDAIDAAMVGMLADPKEARAGIREVHFLPFNPVDKRTALTYIDSDGNWHRVSKGAPEQILDLANARPDLRKKVFGCMDKYAERGLRSLAVARQVVPEKTKESLGAPWEFVGLLPLFDPPRHDSAETIRRALNLGVNVKMITGDQLAIGKETGRRLGMGTNMYPSAALLGTDKDSNIASIPVEELIEKADGFAGVFPEHKYEIVKKLQERKHIVGMTGDGVNDAPALKKADIGIAVADATDAARGASDIVLTEPGLSVIISAVLTSRAIFQRMKNYTIYAVSITIRIVFGFMLIALIWEFDFSAFMVLIIAILNDGTIMTISKDRVKPSPTPDSWKLREIFATGIVLGGYQAVMSVIFFWAIHKTDFFSDKFGVRSIRDNNDELMGAVYLQVSIISQALIFVTRSRSWSFVERPGALLMIAFVIAQLVATLIAVYADWTFAKVKGIGWGWAGVIWIYSIVTYFPQDLLKFAIRYILSGKAWTSMFDNRTAFTTKKDYGIGEREAQWAQAQRTLHGLQPKEEVNIFPEKGGYRELSEIAEQAKRRAEIARLRELHTLKGHVESVAKLKGLDIDTAGHHYTM, from the exons ATGTCAGGTCTCGAGGATATCAAGAACGAAACTGTTGATCTG GAGAAAATTCCGATCGAGGAAGTTTTCCAGCAGCTAAAATGTACAAGGGAAGGGTTGACGACGCAGGAAGGGGAGGACAGGATTCAGATATTTGGCCCCAACAAGCTCGAAGAGAAGAAG GAAAGCAAAATTCTCAAGTTTCTGGGGTTCATGTGGAATCCGCTTTCATGGGTTATGGAAGCTGCGGCCATCATGGCCATTGCTTTGGCCAATGGTGATGGCAGACCTCCGGATTGGCAAGATTTTGTTGGTATCATCTGTCTGCTTGTTATCAACTCCACAATCAGTTTCATTGAAGAAAACAATGCCGGAAATGCTGCAGCTGCTCTCATGGCTGGTCTTGCTCCTAAAACCAAG GTGCTTAGGGATGGAAAATGGAGTGAACAAGAGGCTGCTATTCTTGTCCCAGGTGATATTGTTAGCATTAAACTTGGAGACATTATCCCAGCGGACGCTCGTCTTCTTGAAGGTGATCCTTTAAAGGTTGATCAGTCTGCTCTAACTGGAGAGTCCCTTCCTGTGACAAAGCACCCGGGGCAAGAAGTTTTCTCTGGTTCAACTTGTAAACAAGGAGAAATCGAAGCTGTTGTTATAGCTACAGGAGTTCACACCTTCTTTGGTAAAGCTGCTCACCTTGTGGACAGCACTAACCAAGTTGGGCACTTCCAGAAAGTTCTTACATCCATTGGAAACTTCTGCATCTGTTCAATCGCTATTGGTATCGTGATTGAAATAATCGTCATGTACCCTATTCAAAGGAGGAAGTACAGAGATGGTATTGACAACCTGTTGGTCCTCTTGATCGGTGGTATCCCCATTGCTATGCCAACGGTCTTGTCCGTGACTATGGCTATCGGGTCTCACAGGTTGTCTCAGCAGGGTGCCATTACCAAACGTATGACTGCCATAGAAGAAATGGCAGGAATGGATGTCCTGTGCAGTGACAAAACGGGGACATTAACCCTCAATAAATTGAGTGTGGATAAGAACTTGGTTGAAGTTTTCTGCAAGGGCGTAGAGAAAGACCAAGTCCTATTATTTGCAGCCATGGCTTCTAGGATTGAGAACCAGGATGCTATTGATGCAGCCATGGTTGGAATGCTTGCGGATCCAAAAGAG GCACGAGCTGGAATCAGGGAGGTTCACTTCCTTCCATTCAACCCTGTGGACAAGAGAACGGCTTTGACTTACATCGATTCGGACGGTAACTGGCACAGAGTCAGCAAAGGTGCTCCCGAGCAG ATCCTCGACCTAGCCAATGCAAGGCCTGACCTGAGGAAGAAGGTTTTCGGTTGTATGGACAAGTACGCGGAGCGCGGTCTTAGGTCACTGGCAGTTGCTCGTCAG GTGGTCCccgagaaaacaaaagaaagtctAGGTGCACCATGGGAATTTGTTGGCTTGTTGCCTCTTTTCGACCCTCCAAGACACGACAGTGCTGAAACCATTCGTAGGGCTTTGAATCTTGGTGTTAACGTTAAGATGATCACCG GTGACCAACTTGCTATCGGTAAGGAAACCGGTCGCAGGCTAGGAATGGGAACCAACATGTATCCGTCTGCCGCTCTTCTCGGTACTGACAAGGACTCGAACATTGCGTCCATTCCTGTTGAGGAGTTGATCGAGAAGGCTGATGGGTTTGCTGGCGTCTTTCCAG AACACAAATACGAGATTGTGAAAAAGCTGCAAGAGAGGAAACACATTGTTGGAATGACTGGTGATGGTGTCAACGATGCTCCTGCTTTGAAGAAAGCTGACATTGGTATTGCGGTGGCCGATGCAACAGATGCTGCTCGTGGTGCTTCAGATATTGTTCTCACCGAACCTGGATTGAGTGTTATCATCAGTGCAGTGCTCACTAGTAGAGCTATCTTCCAGAGAATGAAGAACTATACC ATTTATGCAGTCTCAATCACAATCCGTATTGTC TTTGGTTTCATGCTTATTGCTCTGATATGGGAATTTGACTTCTCAGCTTTCATGGTTCTGATTATTGCCATCCTTAATGACG GTACTATCATGACAATCTCAAAGGACAGAGTTAAGCCATCTCCCACACCTGATAGCTGGAAGCTCAGAGAAATTTTCGCCACTGGAATTGTGTTGGGAGGTTACCAAGCTGTTATGAGTGTGATTTTCTTCTGGGCCATTCACAAGACTGACTTTTTCTCG GACAAATTTggtgtgaggtcaatcagggaCAACAACGATGAGCTAATGGGTGCTGTGTACCTACAAGTTAGTATCATCAGCCAAGCGCTTATCTTCGTCACGAGATCAAGGAGTTGGTCGTTCGTTGAACGTCCTGGGGCGCTTCTGATGATTGCCTTCGTCATTGCACAGCTT GTTGCGACTTTGATAGCAGTGTATGCGGACTGGACATTTGCAAAGGTGAAGGGTATCGGTTGGGGATGGGCTGGTGTGATTTGGATTTACAGTATTGTAACATACTTCCCACAAGACCTTTTGAAGTTTGCCATTCGATACATTTTGAGTGGAAAGGCTTGGACCAGCATGTTTGACAACAGG ACTGCTTTCACTACCAAGAAAGATTACGGTATTGGAGAAAGAGAAGCCCAATGGGCACAAGCTCAGAGGACACTTCACGGTCTGCagccaaaagaagaagttaACATCTTCCCAGAGAAAGGAGGTTACAGAGAGCTGTCTGAGATTGCCGAGCAAGCCAAGAGAAGAGCCGAGATAGCTAG GCTTAGGGAGCTTCACACACTGAAGGGACATGTGGAATCTGTCGCAAAGCTAAAGGGCTTGGACATTGATACAGCAGGACATCACTACACCATGTAG